A window from Leuconostoc mesenteroides subsp. mesenteroides encodes these proteins:
- the murB gene encoding UDP-N-acetylmuramate dehydrogenase codes for MQLENIEILENHSLAPYAYTQAGGLVDYLAMPKSVHELKVLVNWAKESDMPIQVFGRLSNLIVRNGGLRGLSILLHDLRDVIVEKNKIVASAGADLIWVTEQAFEHGLSGLEWGAGIPGSVGGAVFMNAGAYGGQVDMVVSSVTALMPDDTIQIFEKDSLEFGYRKSVFQNNGGIIISATFELQEDSCAAIRKRMDENNFKRANKQPLNYPSNGSVFKRPEGYFAGKLIMDSKLQGVRRGGVEVSKKHAGFMVNVAHGTGNDYEDLIHYVQKTVYEKFGVHLETEVRIMGER; via the coding sequence ATGCAATTAGAAAATATTGAAATACTAGAGAATCATTCACTGGCACCGTATGCTTATACGCAGGCTGGTGGATTAGTTGACTACTTAGCCATGCCAAAAAGTGTTCATGAATTAAAAGTATTGGTAAACTGGGCTAAAGAATCAGATATGCCTATACAAGTTTTTGGTCGGCTATCTAATTTAATCGTTCGCAATGGCGGTCTACGGGGATTATCCATCTTACTCCATGATTTGCGAGATGTCATTGTGGAGAAAAATAAAATCGTAGCATCAGCTGGTGCTGATTTAATTTGGGTGACAGAACAAGCGTTTGAACATGGATTGAGTGGTTTGGAGTGGGGTGCAGGAATTCCAGGGTCAGTTGGTGGCGCGGTATTCATGAATGCGGGTGCCTATGGGGGGCAAGTTGACATGGTGGTGTCATCTGTCACTGCTTTAATGCCAGACGATACTATACAAATTTTTGAAAAAGATTCATTGGAATTTGGTTACCGGAAGTCTGTTTTCCAAAATAACGGTGGCATTATAATTAGTGCGACTTTTGAATTGCAAGAAGATAGTTGCGCTGCTATTAGGAAGCGAATGGATGAAAACAATTTTAAACGTGCTAATAAGCAACCACTAAACTATCCATCGAACGGATCCGTTTTTAAGAGACCTGAGGGTTACTTTGCAGGTAAATTAATTATGGATTCTAAATTACAAGGTGTACGTCGCGGGGGTGTTGAAGTTTCCAAAAAGCATGCGGGCTTCATGGTCAATGTTGCACATGGTACAGGTAATGACTATGAGGATTTAATTCATTACGTACAAAAAACAGTTTATGAAAAGTTTGGTGTGCATTTAGAAACAGAAGTTAGAATAATGGGAGAGCGTTAA
- a CDS encoding nucleoside-diphosphate kinase — MVERTFMMIKPDGVSRGKIGEIIQRIEHKGYAIKAMKMVQPTPELLAKHYAEHVGKTFYPSLVQYMTSGPVIVMIGEGTNIVSGWRAIMGITNPTLAAPGTIRGDLGREWEGEAVKNIVHGSDSVETAEKEIKLWFT, encoded by the coding sequence ATGGTAGAGCGTACTTTTATGATGATTAAACCAGATGGCGTTTCTCGTGGCAAAATTGGTGAGATTATTCAACGAATTGAGCATAAAGGCTATGCAATTAAAGCGATGAAAATGGTACAACCTACTCCTGAATTACTGGCAAAGCATTATGCTGAGCATGTGGGCAAAACATTTTATCCTTCATTAGTGCAGTATATGACTTCGGGTCCGGTTATCGTGATGATTGGAGAAGGAACCAACATTGTATCGGGCTGGCGAGCAATTATGGGAATAACTAATCCAACACTGGCGGCACCAGGAACCATTCGCGGTGATTTAGGTCGTGAATGGGAGGGAGAGGCTGTTAAGAATATCGTCCACGGTTCGGATAGTGTGGAAACGGCCGAAAAAGAAATCAAATTATGGTTTACGTAA
- a CDS encoding DUF1456 family protein, protein MAFNNNDIIIRLRYALSIKDADMIKIFKFGGVTVDENQLHNLLTKQAEDTKRDEKVTTKTLESFMNGLIISQRGEKIGPDLKPVPPTFDMVNEAAINNVVIKKLKIAMSYTSNDLIGFLKTAGIEISNSELSAILRRPDHRNYKPAGDRYLRNILKGMAIEYRPDDVKRTARK, encoded by the coding sequence ATGGCTTTTAACAATAATGATATAATTATTCGTTTACGTTATGCACTCAGCATAAAGGATGCTGATATGATTAAAATTTTTAAATTTGGTGGTGTGACAGTAGATGAGAACCAATTACATAATCTATTGACAAAACAAGCAGAAGATACGAAACGTGATGAAAAGGTCACGACAAAAACACTAGAATCATTTATGAATGGATTAATTATTTCACAACGTGGTGAGAAAATCGGTCCCGATTTAAAACCTGTTCCACCAACATTTGATATGGTGAACGAGGCAGCGATAAATAATGTTGTTATCAAAAAATTGAAAATTGCGATGTCCTATACTAGCAATGACTTAATTGGCTTCCTAAAGACGGCGGGAATTGAAATTTCTAATAGTGAGTTAAGTGCCATATTACGTCGACCAGATCATCGAAATTATAAACCGGCTGGTGATCGATATTTACGTAATATTCTAAAAGGGATGGCCATAGAGTACCGTCCCGATGATGTCAAACGCACAGCAAGAAAGTAG
- a CDS encoding CsbD family protein: MSFEEKFDNAKDKIADKAKELEEKISDDKSREVEGKIQNVKGAAKDDVQKVRDVAHDDVDAVKDALKNKKNHSEK, encoded by the coding sequence ATGTCATTTGAAGAAAAGTTTGATAATGCTAAAGATAAAATTGCTGATAAGGCAAAAGAACTTGAAGAAAAAATTAGTGATGATAAATCACGTGAAGTCGAAGGCAAAATCCAAAATGTTAAGGGCGCAGCCAAAGATGATGTACAAAAGGTTCGAGATGTTGCCCATGACGACGTCGATGCCGTAAAAGATGCTTTGAAAAATAAAAAGAATCATTCTGAAAAATAA
- a CDS encoding glycosyl transferase, which translates to MKVVIAKEINKELENWQKFQTEPILFITWTSEIEYSTRLNEINLYDFIRNSSNHIELTDLPFTKYQILNYSSASEKHQFEFKNFNNQIVNKIFLSGNDQHVQTVYNYDDNQKIISVDHPFNNGIGQQIVYDDQSDPITSRFVGNNKKIEIYWQRIDNKLTETGMMLTEYGESTFYNSYWDWQFEEFYKIIDQNQNVTEIISYGLPALNSHIKSRRVEKGSFEHNNTLAFYKSSKNRKKWMIRFDDKNHWKPRNDAALFASLVGYHQISLDKEPYIDEVHWIIEQLERHCKYVSTGDLVIWQYPMCSAKLENAMLSWFHDKGVFIASFIHDLTLIRYDVSKLSGYDSEEDKRVLTRFDANIVPQKFSSALNKIAGVSLKNVIPLEPYDFRINHTDNVEPASYDLQVVYAGSLSKFPDINNIDFDLTVFGEKNFSNINITNDNLHDGGFILAEDLAQKLDKGFGLIWDEDADNVYRQNYTKWNWPYKFSLYMASGLPVIAWKHSAIAEIIESYQLGVTIESLSEVSNAISGITSEEFHIMAEHAATFGNKLIHGESTKRALNKLELMIPTM; encoded by the coding sequence ATGAAAGTAGTTATAGCAAAAGAAATAAATAAAGAGCTTGAAAATTGGCAAAAATTTCAAACTGAACCAATTTTATTCATAACATGGACTTCAGAAATAGAATACAGTACTCGATTAAATGAAATAAACTTGTATGATTTTATTCGTAACAGCAGTAATCACATCGAATTAACAGATTTACCTTTTACAAAATATCAAATTCTGAATTATAGTTCAGCTTCCGAGAAACATCAATTCGAATTTAAAAATTTTAATAATCAAATAGTGAATAAGATTTTTTTATCAGGAAATGATCAGCATGTACAGACTGTTTATAATTATGATGACAATCAAAAAATAATTAGTGTTGATCATCCCTTTAATAATGGGATTGGACAACAAATTGTTTATGATGATCAGAGTGATCCAATAACCAGTAGGTTTGTTGGAAATAATAAAAAAATAGAAATTTATTGGCAAAGAATTGATAATAAATTAACTGAAACCGGAATGATGTTAACTGAATATGGAGAAAGTACTTTTTATAATTCATATTGGGATTGGCAATTTGAAGAATTTTATAAAATAATCGATCAAAATCAGAATGTTACAGAAATTATTAGTTATGGATTACCAGCGTTAAATAGTCATATTAAGAGTCGAAGAGTTGAAAAAGGTAGTTTTGAACATAATAATACATTGGCATTTTATAAATCATCAAAGAATCGAAAAAAGTGGATGATAAGATTTGACGATAAAAATCACTGGAAACCAAGAAATGACGCAGCGCTATTTGCTTCGTTAGTAGGGTACCATCAAATTTCACTTGACAAAGAACCTTATATTGATGAAGTCCACTGGATTATTGAACAATTAGAAAGACATTGTAAATATGTTAGCACAGGTGATCTGGTTATTTGGCAATATCCAATGTGTTCAGCAAAATTAGAAAACGCTATGCTTAGTTGGTTCCATGATAAGGGCGTGTTTATTGCCTCTTTTATTCACGATTTAACATTAATTCGGTACGATGTTAGTAAACTAAGTGGGTACGATTCTGAAGAAGACAAACGTGTTTTAACTAGATTCGATGCTAATATTGTTCCTCAAAAATTTAGTAGTGCTCTAAATAAAATTGCCGGTGTATCATTGAAAAATGTCATTCCTTTGGAGCCTTACGATTTTAGAATTAACCATACCGATAACGTTGAACCAGCTAGTTATGATTTACAAGTAGTGTATGCCGGTTCTCTTTCTAAGTTTCCTGATATCAACAATATTGATTTTGATCTAACTGTCTTTGGTGAGAAAAATTTTTCAAACATTAATATAACTAATGATAATTTACATGATGGTGGCTTTATTCTAGCAGAAGATTTGGCACAGAAATTAGACAAGGGATTCGGACTAATATGGGACGAAGATGCTGATAACGTATATCGCCAAAATTATACAAAGTGGAATTGGCCATATAAATTCAGTTTATATATGGCTTCTGGGTTACCTGTAATCGCTTGGAAACATTCCGCAATTGCTGAAATAATTGAGTCATATCAGTTGGGTGTTACTATTGAATCATTGTCAGAAGTTTCTAATGCAATTAGTGGCATTACTTCTGAAGAATTTCATATCATGGCAGAACATGCTGCGACATTTGGTAATAAGTTAATTCATGGTGAATCAACAAAAAGAGCGTTAAATAAACTAGAATTGATGATACCTACAATGTAA
- a CDS encoding glycosyltransferase, with product MESIFLNTYYAESLSGASYAVHKRVKLFENHKFNVTVVTLNYFITNRYYLMHHFPDQLNHFLDITDILADNIFVNEQDAFKELISQVEKQYTIDFKNKKGVSRNKSYFLWNLYPDGRLLSVTYYNSKNVPVRTDSYDWRGYLSTISYFSYDGNRNERYIARREHFKSSGSKKIIYYFTATNEVRRIDWIRQNDQVQVFNNLDDLNVAALDYYTSNCKNYLIIADLFKTTTIAKISKLNEKPNIKLLMQLHNIQVNHTSINEPIRIGYSYPILNRERYSGIIALTTRQKQDIDLFRRTENSNVYAIPENWFSTRDIEEYSKINWEDKEEGLIIVSARLDKTKQIDHAIKAVVFAHQSVPTIHLEIWGSGPEKAELQALINKKNAQDFIKLKGLIDNEGMKKRMSEAKLHLLTSIHEGLPMVLFEAQLGKTPSICYDIDYGPDAIIENRVNGDLIAANDTQYLAMRIIELFEEKEEGILQKYALNSQFTIEKYSEESVWQLWQKMLEKIY from the coding sequence ATGGAATCTATTTTTTTAAACACTTATTATGCAGAATCACTTTCAGGTGCTAGTTATGCTGTTCATAAGAGAGTGAAGTTATTTGAGAATCACAAGTTTAATGTAACTGTTGTGACATTAAATTATTTTATAACTAATCGTTATTATTTAATGCATCACTTCCCTGACCAACTCAATCATTTTCTTGATATCACAGATATATTAGCTGACAATATATTTGTGAATGAGCAAGATGCCTTTAAAGAATTAATATCACAGGTAGAAAAGCAATACACAATTGATTTTAAAAATAAAAAAGGAGTTTCTCGCAATAAATCGTATTTTTTATGGAACTTATACCCAGACGGTCGTCTACTAAGTGTTACATACTATAATAGTAAAAACGTACCTGTACGCACTGATTCATATGATTGGCGTGGTTATTTATCAACGATTTCGTATTTTAGTTATGATGGGAATAGAAATGAGAGATACATTGCACGCAGAGAACATTTTAAAAGTAGTGGTAGCAAAAAAATTATTTACTATTTTACGGCTACCAATGAAGTTCGGCGCATTGATTGGATTCGTCAAAATGATCAAGTACAAGTTTTTAATAATTTAGATGACTTGAATGTAGCTGCTTTGGATTATTACACATCTAATTGCAAAAATTATCTTATTATTGCTGATTTATTCAAAACCACTACAATAGCCAAAATAAGTAAACTAAATGAGAAACCAAATATTAAGCTGTTAATGCAGTTACATAATATTCAAGTAAATCATACTTCGATTAATGAACCAATAAGAATAGGATATAGTTATCCTATTCTTAATCGGGAGAGATATAGTGGCATAATTGCCTTAACGACAAGACAAAAGCAAGATATAGATTTGTTCAGAAGGACAGAAAATTCAAATGTTTACGCTATTCCTGAAAATTGGTTTTCCACACGTGATATTGAAGAATATTCAAAAATTAACTGGGAAGACAAAGAAGAAGGTTTGATTATTGTCTCAGCCAGGCTTGATAAAACAAAACAAATTGATCATGCTATAAAGGCCGTGGTATTTGCTCATCAAAGTGTACCTACAATACATTTAGAAATATGGGGAAGTGGTCCTGAAAAAGCTGAGCTACAGGCATTAATTAATAAGAAAAATGCCCAGGACTTCATTAAGTTGAAGGGACTCATTGATAATGAAGGGATGAAAAAGCGTATGTCAGAAGCCAAGTTACATTTACTAACATCTATTCATGAAGGATTACCCATGGTTCTTTTTGAGGCACAGCTAGGTAAAACACCATCCATTTGTTATGACATTGATTATGGTCCTGATGCTATTATTGAAAACCGTGTCAACGGAGACTTGATTGCTGCTAATGATACACAATATTTGGCTATGCGAATTATTGAACTATTTGAAGAAAAAGAAGAAGGAATATTGCAAAAATATGCGTTAAACAGTCAATTCACTATAGAGAAATATAGTGAAGAAAGTGTATGGCAGCTATGGCAAAAAATGCTAGAAAAGATATATTAA
- a CDS encoding DUF1304 family protein: MNILINTLSVLVAIEFFYIMFLETFATTSKATGKTFSMTSADLANKKVQILFKNQGIYNGLIGIGILYAVIFTTNSRTLLIPIMVYIGFVGLYGSLSSGNKMIVVKQAGLAIITLILMLLS, from the coding sequence ATGAATATACTAATTAATACACTTAGCGTTTTAGTTGCAATTGAGTTTTTCTATATTATGTTTTTAGAAACATTTGCAACAACATCAAAAGCAACAGGAAAAACTTTCAGCATGACATCAGCAGATCTTGCTAATAAAAAGGTGCAAATATTGTTTAAAAATCAAGGTATATACAATGGCCTAATTGGCATTGGTATACTATATGCTGTAATATTTACAACTAATTCACGCACTTTGTTAATTCCTATAATGGTCTACATTGGATTTGTTGGTCTATATGGTAGCTTATCAAGTGGCAATAAGATGATTGTTGTTAAGCAAGCTGGTCTAGCAATCATCACATTGATTTTAATGTTACTTAGTTAA
- the mutL gene encoding DNA mismatch repair endonuclease MutL, producing the protein MRIHELSNLLANQIAAGEVIERPASVVKELVENAIDAGATQIDVIVEEAGESLIRVVDNGEGINPEDVPLAFTRHATSKISNRHDLFNIMSLGFRGEALPSIAAISDVTLNTTTQDAPSGIMYHIKGGKQVSATPANGRLGTVVSVRDLFYNTPARLKYLKRPQTELSRIADIMNRIALSYTNVAFTVTSDGRNILQTNGDGNQQRVIAAIYGRDVAQKMRAIAGEDDDFNITGFVSLPELTRGSRDYLTILVNGRFIKNFSVSNAVIRGYGSKLMVGRFPMGVININTDPLLVDVNVHPQKAEIRLSKEVELSALIIDTVKSCFADENLIPDAYENLYGQTQSKKNETPVPKQVAPWAKSDIGHTTTVNTGIDSNEIVINQEADLTDDAVNTFTNKYAHEPNLPIFDDEITVQVSEDISSYNKPEIPTQEELDISPKKPSGFPSLEYIGQMHGTFLFAQSSEGFYLVDQHAAQERVKYEYYRKEIGQVGTDKQRMLVPITINYSVADMLKIADKESELESIGLALEPFGPTTVIVREHPTWFEKGQEAETIQEMVDWILRDGNLTVAEFRERTAIMMSCKRSVRANMHLSDLQARTLLEDLAKADNPYNCPHGRPVVTSFTLTEMEKMFKRIQDSHEAWEEYDNHPY; encoded by the coding sequence ATGCGCATACATGAATTATCCAATTTATTAGCTAACCAAATTGCCGCTGGTGAGGTTATTGAACGTCCGGCCAGTGTTGTAAAAGAATTAGTTGAAAATGCTATCGATGCAGGGGCAACACAAATTGATGTCATTGTAGAAGAGGCCGGCGAGTCATTAATTCGTGTTGTCGATAATGGTGAAGGAATTAATCCGGAAGATGTGCCGCTAGCTTTTACTAGGCATGCTACTAGTAAAATTAGTAATCGGCATGATTTGTTTAATATTATGTCACTTGGATTTCGTGGTGAAGCTTTGCCATCGATAGCAGCTATTTCTGATGTAACCCTGAATACCACTACGCAAGATGCGCCAAGTGGAATCATGTATCATATCAAAGGTGGCAAGCAAGTTTCTGCAACACCAGCTAATGGTCGGCTAGGAACGGTAGTTTCTGTTAGAGATCTATTTTACAATACCCCAGCTAGATTAAAATATTTAAAACGACCACAGACGGAGTTGTCTCGTATCGCCGATATTATGAATCGGATTGCATTGTCATATACGAATGTTGCCTTCACTGTAACTTCTGATGGACGTAATATTTTACAAACAAATGGGGATGGTAATCAGCAACGTGTTATTGCTGCGATATATGGACGTGACGTTGCACAAAAGATGCGTGCGATCGCTGGCGAAGATGACGATTTTAATATTACTGGTTTTGTGTCATTACCAGAACTCACACGTGGTTCGCGGGATTACTTAACGATATTGGTTAATGGTCGTTTTATTAAAAATTTTTCCGTATCAAATGCAGTTATTCGTGGATATGGGTCAAAACTGATGGTTGGTCGTTTTCCAATGGGGGTTATTAACATCAATACAGATCCTTTATTGGTTGATGTTAACGTACACCCGCAGAAAGCTGAAATTCGATTATCGAAAGAAGTTGAACTATCAGCGTTAATTATTGATACTGTTAAATCTTGCTTTGCTGATGAAAATTTGATTCCAGACGCTTATGAAAATCTATATGGACAGACCCAGAGTAAAAAAAATGAAACACCAGTACCGAAACAAGTAGCGCCATGGGCTAAGTCAGATATCGGACATACCACTACAGTCAATACAGGTATAGATAGCAATGAAATAGTCATTAATCAAGAGGCAGATTTGACGGACGATGCCGTTAATACGTTTACTAACAAATACGCTCACGAACCTAACTTGCCAATATTTGATGATGAAATCACAGTGCAAGTTTCTGAAGATATATCCAGCTATAATAAGCCAGAGATACCAACCCAGGAAGAGTTAGACATTTCACCAAAGAAACCGAGCGGATTTCCTAGCCTAGAGTATATTGGACAAATGCATGGTACGTTTTTATTTGCTCAAAGTAGTGAAGGATTCTATTTGGTTGACCAACATGCTGCACAAGAACGTGTGAAGTATGAATATTATCGAAAAGAAATTGGTCAGGTTGGTACGGATAAGCAACGAATGTTAGTACCAATCACTATAAACTATTCTGTAGCTGATATGTTAAAGATTGCTGATAAGGAATCTGAATTAGAGTCCATTGGCCTAGCGCTAGAACCTTTTGGGCCAACAACAGTTATTGTGCGTGAACATCCGACATGGTTTGAAAAAGGACAAGAGGCTGAAACAATTCAAGAAATGGTTGATTGGATATTACGAGATGGTAATTTAACAGTTGCCGAATTCCGTGAACGAACAGCAATCATGATGAGTTGTAAACGATCAGTCCGCGCCAATATGCATTTAAGCGACTTACAAGCCCGTACGTTATTGGAAGATTTAGCTAAAGCGGACAACCCTTATAATTGTCCTCATGGTCGTCCAGTGGTGACGTCATTTACATTAACTGAAATGGAAAAGATGTTTAAACGTATTCAGGATTCACATGAGGCATGGGAAGAATATGATAATCATCCATATTAA
- the mutS gene encoding DNA mismatch repair protein MutS yields MAKVAETPMMVQYHEIKSQYPDAFVFYRLGDFYELFEDDAVLGAKLLELTLTARNKNSENPVPMAGIPHHAAQNYIDILVDQGHKVAIVEQMEDPATAKGMVKRDVVQLITPGTKLNTGMGNDKQNNYLAAVLPRDNRYYLSYIDLSTGELKATTLKRFSDVIDELSSLEVKEIVLLKDDETTELGIANKLAERGLVISTQTETTVNATVSFLTQSLVHENEVQVTTILLNYIFDTQRRNLDHIIPAQNYERLAYLKFNQDTRTNLDLVKNARTKKKAGSLLGLIDETKTAMGGRLLKQWLLRPLRDTEDINERLDMIEAFQNEFFVRGELQDHLKSVYDLERLAARAAMGTMNARELVQLKRSLSAIPGIKSVLSSSQGILNYASQRLEDMSDLAGLIDEAIVDDPPISIREGDIINDGFDSTIDEYRNVLSQNQKWLAQLESDERAATGINSLKVKYNKNFGFFIEVSRANISKLEEGRYERKQTLTNAERFVTPELKEHERLINEAQLKRTEREYELFITIRERVKANISRLQKLARQVAQLDVLASLADVADKHRFVRPTFTDDNIINIKQGRHPVVESLLEAGEFVANDVNLNQNTAMQLITGPNMAGKSTYMRELALIVILGQMGSFVPAESAVLPIFDQIFTRIGANDDMAMGQSTFMVEMAEANLALQEASAHSLILFDELGRGTATYDGMALAQAIIEYLDAHVHAKTLFSTHYHELTALADKHENITNVHVGAVEDETGELHFLHQIQQGPADKSYGIHVAALAGLPDELIANATTILSGLENQEASVPEPKVSALSEQVALFNVSDVDPKTEMLFQKLDNVNISTMTPLEALNVLAELQKLRK; encoded by the coding sequence ATGGCTAAAGTTGCTGAAACACCAATGATGGTACAATATCATGAGATTAAGAGTCAATATCCTGATGCGTTCGTGTTTTATCGTTTAGGTGATTTTTATGAATTATTTGAAGATGATGCAGTGCTTGGTGCAAAATTGTTGGAGCTAACATTAACAGCACGGAATAAAAATTCTGAAAACCCGGTACCGATGGCTGGTATTCCACATCATGCTGCTCAGAATTATATTGATATTTTAGTTGATCAAGGACACAAAGTTGCTATTGTAGAGCAAATGGAAGATCCCGCCACTGCAAAGGGAATGGTGAAACGTGATGTGGTGCAACTTATTACCCCCGGAACCAAGCTCAATACTGGTATGGGTAATGATAAGCAAAACAATTATTTGGCAGCGGTATTGCCAAGAGATAATCGTTATTATTTGAGTTATATTGATTTATCAACGGGTGAATTAAAAGCCACAACGCTAAAACGTTTTAGTGATGTCATTGATGAGCTCAGTTCACTTGAAGTTAAAGAAATTGTATTATTAAAAGATGATGAAACAACAGAACTAGGGATAGCTAATAAACTTGCTGAACGCGGATTGGTCATTTCGACTCAAACTGAGACAACTGTGAATGCTACAGTAAGTTTTTTGACACAGTCTTTGGTACATGAAAATGAAGTACAAGTAACCACCATTTTATTAAATTATATATTTGACACTCAGCGCCGTAATTTGGATCATATTATTCCAGCTCAAAATTATGAACGTTTGGCTTATTTGAAATTCAACCAAGATACGCGGACTAATTTAGATCTTGTAAAAAACGCAAGGACAAAAAAGAAGGCAGGCTCATTACTTGGTCTAATTGATGAAACTAAAACTGCTATGGGAGGTCGGTTACTAAAACAATGGTTACTACGTCCACTTCGTGATACAGAAGACATCAATGAACGTCTAGATATGATTGAAGCATTTCAAAATGAATTTTTTGTGCGTGGCGAGCTACAAGATCATTTGAAATCAGTATATGATTTGGAACGTTTAGCAGCTCGTGCTGCTATGGGCACAATGAATGCCCGAGAATTAGTACAGTTAAAGCGATCATTATCTGCAATTCCAGGAATAAAGTCTGTTTTATCCTCAAGCCAAGGTATTTTAAATTACGCTAGTCAACGACTAGAAGATATGAGTGATTTAGCTGGGTTGATTGATGAAGCAATTGTGGATGATCCTCCGATCAGCATTCGTGAGGGTGACATCATCAATGATGGATTCGATTCAACAATTGATGAATACCGTAACGTTTTGAGTCAAAATCAGAAATGGTTAGCGCAATTAGAATCTGACGAGCGTGCTGCAACAGGCATTAATTCATTGAAAGTGAAGTATAATAAAAACTTTGGTTTTTTCATTGAAGTGTCTCGGGCAAATATTAGCAAATTAGAAGAAGGGCGCTATGAACGTAAGCAAACCCTGACGAATGCTGAAAGATTTGTGACACCAGAGCTAAAAGAGCACGAGCGTTTAATTAATGAAGCGCAACTCAAACGAACCGAGCGTGAATACGAGCTATTTATTACAATTCGTGAGCGCGTTAAAGCAAATATTTCTCGCTTACAAAAGTTGGCACGGCAGGTAGCGCAATTAGATGTTCTAGCGAGCTTAGCGGATGTTGCTGACAAGCATCGCTTTGTCCGTCCTACATTTACTGACGATAATATAATTAATATTAAGCAAGGCCGTCATCCAGTGGTTGAATCACTGTTAGAAGCCGGTGAATTTGTTGCTAATGATGTGAATTTGAATCAAAATACAGCAATGCAGTTAATCACAGGACCTAATATGGCTGGAAAATCAACCTATATGCGGGAGTTAGCGTTAATCGTTATTTTGGGTCAAATGGGTAGTTTTGTTCCGGCGGAAAGCGCCGTATTACCAATATTTGATCAAATATTTACTCGTATTGGCGCCAACGATGATATGGCAATGGGGCAATCGACATTTATGGTCGAAATGGCAGAAGCTAACTTAGCACTGCAAGAAGCCAGTGCGCACTCATTAATATTATTTGATGAATTAGGTCGCGGTACAGCAACTTATGATGGTATGGCATTAGCTCAAGCTATCATTGAATATTTAGATGCTCATGTACATGCTAAAACATTATTTTCAACCCATTATCATGAGTTAACAGCATTAGCGGATAAACACGAAAATATCACAAATGTTCATGTCGGTGCCGTTGAAGATGAAACAGGTGAGTTACATTTCTTGCATCAGATTCAACAGGGACCTGCTGACAAATCTTATGGTATTCATGTTGCCGCACTAGCTGGATTGCCTGACGAATTAATTGCCAATGCAACAACAATTTTATCAGGATTAGAAAATCAAGAAGCATCGGTACCTGAACCAAAAGTTTCAGCATTGTCTGAGCAAGTGGCTTTATTCAATGTTTCAGACGTTGATCCTAAAACAGAAATGTTATTTCAAAAATTAGATAACGTTAACATATCAACAATGACACCACTAGAAGCATTAAATGTATTGGCAGAATTACAAAAATTAAGGAAGTAA